TATCAATTGAGAatttacacaaataaatataaagaattGAATATGGTACATAGAGATATCAATCTGTGATGTGTGTGTGTTAGTCCTACTTTATACTCTGAGGAAGCAGTGTTGATGATTGCAATAaatcatcatcaccatcatcatcatcaccaccATCCTCATCAATCCTACTCCAACCAGGATGTTTAAAAGAGAATTTGTTCCTATCCAGTACATGCCGTCTGAAGCCAGTTATTTTAGATGAGACCATGGGCATCACAAGAACTGACGATGCGTTAACCGATTCATCTCCCAAACCAAATGGTAGTGAGTAAGTACCCTGCACCAAAACAGAAATTTAATTTCCATATAGTTGATTTCTAAGTACCACATCGGTTTCAAAACAGAGGAATTCAAGAACCTTGGTCTTGATAAGCAAGTTGGCTAGTTTCATCCGCATCGTCTGCACAAGTGATCTCCAGTCTTTGATAGGAGAGTCCTCAAAGGGCGCAGCAAATCTGTAATTAATTGCACGTAGTGAATACATTTAAGTAGTTGATTCTACATAAGGAGCACACTGCATGTCAGTTCATGGGTATCTAAGTGCACTGCAGAATACCTGTCTGCATCATTTGGATGAGCGGCAGTTACAGAGACCAGAGGTGTATCTTTGATATCCCCGCCTGAAAGAATCCATCCTCACATATTAATATCAAACAACAGGTGGGTGTGtggaggggggggggggtacTCAAGGAAACTATTGACCATCGACACTACCTTTTACTTCATCAGGTGCCAGCAAAGAAATGCCTATGAATACAGAAACCATTCCTAGTATAAACATTGTTGTCCGCAATGAATCAAATACCTGCTTAAAATATATCACATATTAATCAAGCCAATTCTCCGTTGGTGAAAATCAATTAGAAGTTGAAAACATTGCCAAACACCCAAAAAATTCAGAAGAGACCAGGACCACTTTTTAACGCCAAAAAAGTTTTCTATTAATCTGATGCTCAAGAACCAAGATCAACTGATGAAACATTTTAATTGACATTCAAGctctttaaattatttttaaacaaACTGTTGTAAGATAAGGTATACACGAGCCAGTCACAGAACTTTTAGTCAAGAACACCAGCAAGTCAGCAGGGAAGGGGAGTTAGATGCATGAAACAAGATAAGTGAGTCAACTTAGAATTTTGTAACTCAAATATATGGGTTGAGGCAGATGTGCACCTGATATTCTTGAAAGTATACAAATCCTGTACAAATGGAGAAAAATGTCCAAACTATCTGAAACATAGGGACAATGAGTATTGCATCAAACAGAGACAACCCTTCATTTAGTCTTGCCATCTGTAGAAATGATGAGAGCATGAACAATTagaaaacatatcatattatgCATTTTGACCATATTAAAAAATAGAAGGTTCAGATATCTACCCAAAATCCAGCTGTACTAAAGAACAAAAGTAGCATGGAGTATGTGAACCAACTATGCAACTGATACCCATTTGACATGGACAACCTTAGAAGATTTGATCTACATAAGCAAGTATTAGGAATTTAGTATACTGTAAACAGGTTAAATGTGGAGGAAACCTATTATAACACAACTTACAGAGACTTAGCAAACAGTACTGAACATGATCCAATAGCACCTGAAACAAGAGCATAAGAAAGTGGAAGAAGCATTTGCCAGTAGGGTTTGATTTCATGCCCTGGCATAGCAAACATCAGTTCTCCTCTCCTGCATTTTCCACAGTTGACTGATTACAAAGATTGAAAGTAGAGGTGCGGTCATCTAACCATAAAAATAGATCAGAAACAagcttttgttttaatttaattatgcagAATTCACTGTAGTCTCACCTGTACATAGAGTGACTCAAGAGAACAACTATAACCAGAATCAGACAATATATCAGGAAAGTGTTATTGCCATACTTCTCTGCTAACTGATCAGGCGTATAAACTGGTACAATAAAACAAAAGTTTTTTCAGTTCACCTATATATGATGCAGCATGATTCATAACTGAAAGAATACTAAATATGGAGCTTTATTCTTAAGCATACAGTATTGGGTTTGACATGTAATATGTAGTCGTGTAGATAAAGTTAACCAACAATCCCATATCCATGTGATCAGTATGTCTCTCTTGAATGATCCATAAGACACAAATACCAGTATTGTAGTGATACATCTAAATATCATATTttgcaaaatattaaaatctgAAAACTCAATTCAGAGGGAAAACAAAAAGTTGCTTTTGTTTTCCTTCATGTGTAGTAAAAAGGACCAAAAAAAACGTGCAGCTCTAAACATCAAAACTATTATTGTTTAAGCTTGCATGTTTCCATAACTTTGGTCCTTGATGTGCATACTGAAGATCAGTGAAGTCTGGTGAATGTCGGAGAAGTTTACAAAGAATTGCTAAAAATGGATACTTTTTTCCCAAGATTTGTTTTTCAAATAGTATGATCATGATACGGAGTGAAAGACGGCCATGATAAGTTATACACATGAACTGAAATATGATAGGAAATAGAAATACAAACTGAAATGAACAACAATAATCCTCTAACGAGGCCCTACGGTAAAATACCGTCCTTAATCTAACTTAATATTTCATAATCTCTAAAACCTGGGACCTATATATACTACTAAGGAAATAAAGATAATAATTACTATTAACTACAATAATAACTATGTAACCAC
This genomic interval from Salvia splendens isolate huo1 chromosome 13, SspV2, whole genome shotgun sequence contains the following:
- the LOC121762053 gene encoding probable magnesium transporter NIPA8 — its product is MGEWVVGAFINLFGSIAINFGTNLLKLGHDERERHSSVGNNGTNGKSFTKPIIYFQTWRIGIIFFILGNSLNFISFGYAAQSLLAALGSVQFVSNIAFAFFVLNKNVAVKVLVATAFIVLGNIFLVAFGNHQSPVYTPDQLAEKYGNNTFLIYCLILVIVVLLSHSMYRRGELMFAMPGHEIKPYWQMLLPLSYALVSGAIGSCSVLFAKSLSNLLRLSMSNGYQLHSWFTYSMLLLFFSTAGFWMARLNEGLSLFDAILIVPMFQIVWTFFSICTGFVYFQEYQVFDSLRTTMFILGMVSVFIGISLLAPDEVKGGDIKDTPLVSVTAAHPNDADRFAAPFEDSPIKDWRSLVQTMRMKLANLLIKTKGTYSLPFGLGDESVNASSVLVMPMVSSKITGFRRHVLDRNKFSFKHPGWSRIDEDGGDDDDGDDDLLQSSTLLPQSIK